A genomic window from Solanum dulcamara chromosome 11, daSolDulc1.2, whole genome shotgun sequence includes:
- the LOC129874189 gene encoding uncharacterized protein LOC129874189, whose product MAEVIGAPAAHVKSIFVYPIKSCRGISVSQAPITSTGFRWDRQWLVVNSKGRAYTQRVEPKLALVEVTLPTEAFSEGWEPNNDSYLVIRAPGMSPLKIPLSNPSEVTDGVSVWEWSGSALDEGAEAAMWFSMHLGKPSRLVRFSEVNEMRVVDPNYAQGYNVMFSDGYPYLVLSQGSLNALNSLLKDPVPVNRFRPNVLVDGCEPFAEDLWKEIRINKLTFEGVKLCSRCKVPTINQETAVAGSEPTETLTKFRSDKALRPNKKQQGKVYFGQNMVCSDALSHGKSKIVKVGDPVYVLKVVPSSAEVPA is encoded by the exons ATGGCAGAGGTCATAGGAGCACCAGCAGCTCACGTTAAATCAATCTTTGTCTATCCCATCAAATCATGCCGTGGAATTTCTGTTTCTCAAGCACCTATTACTTCTACTG GATTTCGATGGGATCGACAATGGTTAGTGGTGAATTCCAAAGGCAGGGCGTATACTCAAAGAGTTGAACCGAAGCTTGCTCTTGTCGAAGTGACATTGCCAACTGAGGCCTTTTCTGAAGGCTGGGAACCAAATAATGACTCTTATCTAG TTATCAGAGCTCCCGGTATGAGTCCACTGAAAATTCCACTAAGTAACCCATCTGAAGTGACGGATGGTGTCTCGGTCTGGGAGTGGTCCGGTTCTGCCTTGGACGAAGGAGCTGAGGCAGCAATGTGGTTTTCCATGCATCTTGGGAAACCAAGTCGGCTAGTTCGCTTTAGTGAAG TGAACGAAATGAGAGTTGTAGATCCTAATTATGCTCAAGGATACAATGTTATGTTTTCTGATGGATATCCATACCTTGTACTATCCCAG GGATCGTTGAATGCACTAAATTCTCTTCTTAAGGATCCTGTTCCAGTTAATCGTTTTAGACCCAA TGTCCTTGTTGACGGATGTGAACCATTTGCTGAGGATTTGTGGAAGGAGATCCGGATCAATAAGTTGACATTTGAGGGTGTCAAACTATGCTCTCGCTGTAAG GTACCTACCATAAATCAAGAAACAGCAGTAGCAGGCTCTGAGCCAACAGAAACTCTCACGAAGTTCCGATCTGATAAGGCCTTGCGTCCGAATAAGAAACAACAGGGGAAG GTATATTTTGGACAGAACATGGTATGTTCCGACGCTCTTAGCCATGGAAAAAGCAAGATTGTGAAGGTGGGGGATCCTGTTTATGTCCTTAAGGTTGTTCCTTCTAGTGCTGAGGTTCCAGCTTGA
- the LOC129873658 gene encoding beta-glucuronosyltransferase GlcAT14C-like isoform X3: MMLKMLRSWNWKSCQGIRLSVLVAVALLLLVVGFFCSRFDDDQFRTTMNNIPDDHANVINDTSTTKRITKMIHPSKGRPGDPPILAYWIFGFRGESKRMLRLLKAVYHPRNQYLLHLLDGDGDEERMELAVSVESEQVFRAFGNVNVVGKSYAVEESGASALAAMLHASALLLRISSLWDWFITLSSSDYPLFTQDDILFALTSLPRDLNFLGFTNRTIDQKGQHNFNRIVVDPSLHSKRATPLYYAVETREVPLTFDIFEGSPWMVLSRGFMEHCIKGWDNFPRKLLMYYANVVSPLESYFHTVLCNSPEFRNTIVNQDLRCSVPINVSNYHDDLVNKWAIFARPFKEGDPTLDELDRDILDRQPQGLVRGKWCNNGGHNSSSCSSNSSTNWDDTDSLDPGFNSEKLQNILSNFTVGDHHKVTNHCHGSSS, translated from the exons ATGATGCTTAAGATGTTACGATCCTGGAATTGGAAAAGTTGTCAAGGTATTCGGCTTTCAGTTTTAGTTGCAGTTGCTTTGCTACTTTTAGTTGTAGGATTCTTCTGCAGCAGATTTGATGATGATCAGTTCAGGACGACGATGAATAATATTCCAGATGATCACGCAAACGTAATCAATGATACATCGACGACAAAGAGAATTACAAAGATGATCCATCCATCAAAAGGACGGCCTGGTGATCCTCCAATCCTGGCTTATTGGATTTTCGGTTTTAGAGGGGAAAGTAAAAGAATGTTGAGGCTATTAAAAGCAGTGTATCACCCAAGAAACCAGTACCTATTACACCTTCTCGATGGAGATGGAGATGAAGAGAGGATGGAATTAGCTGTATCAGTTGAATCCGAACAGGTGTTTCGAGCATTTGGGAATGTGAACGTTGTTGGTAAAAGTTATGCTGTGGAGGAATCAGGGGCCTCTGCTCTTGCTGCCATGCTTCATGCCTCCGCCTTGCTCCTTCGAATTAGTTCTCTATGGGACTGGTTTATCACCTTAAGCTCTTCCGACTACCCTCTTTTTACTCAAGACG ATATCTTATTTGCTCTCACTTCCTTGCCAAGGGATCTCAATTTCCTAGGCTTCACCAATAGGACTATTGATCAAAAGGG GCAGCACAACTTCAATCGGATTGTTGTTGACCCCAGCCTACATTCAAAACGGGCTACTCCTCTTTACTATGCTGTAGAAACTAGAGAAGTACCATTAACTTTTGATATATTCGAAG GTTCCCCTTGGATGGTATTGAGCAGAGGATTTATGGAGCACTGCATCAAAGGTTGGGACAATTTTCCTAGGAAGTTACTTATGTACTACGCCAATGTAGTGTCCCCTCTAGAATCCTACTTTCACACTGTACTATGCAATTCCCCGGAATTTAGGAACACAATAGTAAACCAGGATCTCAGGTGCTCCGTGCCAATAAATGTTTCAAATTACCACGACGATCTTGTGAACAAATGGGCAATATTTGCTAGGCCATTTAAAGAAGGCGATCCTACTTTAGACGAGCTAGACAGGGATATCCTAGATCGCCAGCCCCAAGGGCTGGTGCGTGGGAAATGGTGCAATAATGGAGGACACAATTCTTCTTCTTGTAGTTCTAATTCCAGTACTAATTGGGATGACACTGATTCATTGGATCCTGGATTTAATAGCGAAAAACTTCAGAATATTCTCTCCAATTTTACTGTTGGAGACCATCATAAGGTAACCAATCATTGTCACGGCAGTTcatcttaa
- the LOC129873658 gene encoding beta-glucuronosyltransferase GlcAT14C-like isoform X1 — protein sequence MMLKMLRSWNWKSCQGIRLSVLVAVALLLLVVGFFCSRFDDDQFRTTMNNIPDDHANVINDTSTTKRITKMIHPSKGRPGDPPILAYWIFGFRGESKRMLRLLKAVYHPRNQYLLHLLDGDGDEERMELAVSVESEQVFRAFGNVNVVGKSYAVEESGASALAAMLHASALLLRISSLWDWFITLSSSDYPLFTQDGKIFMIISSLADILFALTSLPRDLNFLGFTNRTIDQKGQHNFNRIVVDPSLHSKRATPLYYAVETREVPLTFDIFEGSPWMVLSRGFMEHCIKGWDNFPRKLLMYYANVVSPLESYFHTVLCNSPEFRNTIVNQDLRCSVPINVSNYHDDLVNKWAIFARPFKEGDPTLDELDRDILDRQPQGLVRGKWCNNGGHNSSSCSSNSSTNWDDTDSLDPGFNSEKLQNILSNFTVGDHHKPRILFQLRKTLKNNPTKSLSHQIGSMCLRQNKKGKLHI from the exons ATGATGCTTAAGATGTTACGATCCTGGAATTGGAAAAGTTGTCAAGGTATTCGGCTTTCAGTTTTAGTTGCAGTTGCTTTGCTACTTTTAGTTGTAGGATTCTTCTGCAGCAGATTTGATGATGATCAGTTCAGGACGACGATGAATAATATTCCAGATGATCACGCAAACGTAATCAATGATACATCGACGACAAAGAGAATTACAAAGATGATCCATCCATCAAAAGGACGGCCTGGTGATCCTCCAATCCTGGCTTATTGGATTTTCGGTTTTAGAGGGGAAAGTAAAAGAATGTTGAGGCTATTAAAAGCAGTGTATCACCCAAGAAACCAGTACCTATTACACCTTCTCGATGGAGATGGAGATGAAGAGAGGATGGAATTAGCTGTATCAGTTGAATCCGAACAGGTGTTTCGAGCATTTGGGAATGTGAACGTTGTTGGTAAAAGTTATGCTGTGGAGGAATCAGGGGCCTCTGCTCTTGCTGCCATGCTTCATGCCTCCGCCTTGCTCCTTCGAATTAGTTCTCTATGGGACTGGTTTATCACCTTAAGCTCTTCCGACTACCCTCTTTTTACTCAAGACGGTAAAATTTTCATGATCATCAGTAGCCTGGCTG ATATCTTATTTGCTCTCACTTCCTTGCCAAGGGATCTCAATTTCCTAGGCTTCACCAATAGGACTATTGATCAAAAGGG GCAGCACAACTTCAATCGGATTGTTGTTGACCCCAGCCTACATTCAAAACGGGCTACTCCTCTTTACTATGCTGTAGAAACTAGAGAAGTACCATTAACTTTTGATATATTCGAAG GTTCCCCTTGGATGGTATTGAGCAGAGGATTTATGGAGCACTGCATCAAAGGTTGGGACAATTTTCCTAGGAAGTTACTTATGTACTACGCCAATGTAGTGTCCCCTCTAGAATCCTACTTTCACACTGTACTATGCAATTCCCCGGAATTTAGGAACACAATAGTAAACCAGGATCTCAGGTGCTCCGTGCCAATAAATGTTTCAAATTACCACGACGATCTTGTGAACAAATGGGCAATATTTGCTAGGCCATTTAAAGAAGGCGATCCTACTTTAGACGAGCTAGACAGGGATATCCTAGATCGCCAGCCCCAAGGGCTGGTGCGTGGGAAATGGTGCAATAATGGAGGACACAATTCTTCTTCTTGTAGTTCTAATTCCAGTACTAATTGGGATGACACTGATTCATTGGATCCTGGATTTAATAGCGAAAAACTTCAGAATATTCTCTCCAATTTTACTGTTGGAGACCATCATAAG CCTCGTATTTTGTTTCAGCTACGGAAAACGTTGAAAAACAATCCAACAAAATCATTAAGTCATCAGATAGGCAGCATGTGTCTAAGGCAAAATAAGAAGGGCAAGTTACACATTTGA
- the LOC129873658 gene encoding beta-glucuronosyltransferase GlcAT14C-like isoform X2, translating into MMLKMLRSWNWKSCQGIRLSVLVAVALLLLVVGFFCSRFDDDQFRTTMNNIPDDHANVINDTSTTKRITKMIHPSKGRPGDPPILAYWIFGFRGESKRMLRLLKAVYHPRNQYLLHLLDGDGDEERMELAVSVESEQVFRAFGNVNVVGKSYAVEESGASALAAMLHASALLLRISSLWDWFITLSSSDYPLFTQDDILFALTSLPRDLNFLGFTNRTIDQKGQHNFNRIVVDPSLHSKRATPLYYAVETREVPLTFDIFEGSPWMVLSRGFMEHCIKGWDNFPRKLLMYYANVVSPLESYFHTVLCNSPEFRNTIVNQDLRCSVPINVSNYHDDLVNKWAIFARPFKEGDPTLDELDRDILDRQPQGLVRGKWCNNGGHNSSSCSSNSSTNWDDTDSLDPGFNSEKLQNILSNFTVGDHHKPRILFQLRKTLKNNPTKSLSHQIGSMCLRQNKKGKLHI; encoded by the exons ATGATGCTTAAGATGTTACGATCCTGGAATTGGAAAAGTTGTCAAGGTATTCGGCTTTCAGTTTTAGTTGCAGTTGCTTTGCTACTTTTAGTTGTAGGATTCTTCTGCAGCAGATTTGATGATGATCAGTTCAGGACGACGATGAATAATATTCCAGATGATCACGCAAACGTAATCAATGATACATCGACGACAAAGAGAATTACAAAGATGATCCATCCATCAAAAGGACGGCCTGGTGATCCTCCAATCCTGGCTTATTGGATTTTCGGTTTTAGAGGGGAAAGTAAAAGAATGTTGAGGCTATTAAAAGCAGTGTATCACCCAAGAAACCAGTACCTATTACACCTTCTCGATGGAGATGGAGATGAAGAGAGGATGGAATTAGCTGTATCAGTTGAATCCGAACAGGTGTTTCGAGCATTTGGGAATGTGAACGTTGTTGGTAAAAGTTATGCTGTGGAGGAATCAGGGGCCTCTGCTCTTGCTGCCATGCTTCATGCCTCCGCCTTGCTCCTTCGAATTAGTTCTCTATGGGACTGGTTTATCACCTTAAGCTCTTCCGACTACCCTCTTTTTACTCAAGACG ATATCTTATTTGCTCTCACTTCCTTGCCAAGGGATCTCAATTTCCTAGGCTTCACCAATAGGACTATTGATCAAAAGGG GCAGCACAACTTCAATCGGATTGTTGTTGACCCCAGCCTACATTCAAAACGGGCTACTCCTCTTTACTATGCTGTAGAAACTAGAGAAGTACCATTAACTTTTGATATATTCGAAG GTTCCCCTTGGATGGTATTGAGCAGAGGATTTATGGAGCACTGCATCAAAGGTTGGGACAATTTTCCTAGGAAGTTACTTATGTACTACGCCAATGTAGTGTCCCCTCTAGAATCCTACTTTCACACTGTACTATGCAATTCCCCGGAATTTAGGAACACAATAGTAAACCAGGATCTCAGGTGCTCCGTGCCAATAAATGTTTCAAATTACCACGACGATCTTGTGAACAAATGGGCAATATTTGCTAGGCCATTTAAAGAAGGCGATCCTACTTTAGACGAGCTAGACAGGGATATCCTAGATCGCCAGCCCCAAGGGCTGGTGCGTGGGAAATGGTGCAATAATGGAGGACACAATTCTTCTTCTTGTAGTTCTAATTCCAGTACTAATTGGGATGACACTGATTCATTGGATCCTGGATTTAATAGCGAAAAACTTCAGAATATTCTCTCCAATTTTACTGTTGGAGACCATCATAAG CCTCGTATTTTGTTTCAGCTACGGAAAACGTTGAAAAACAATCCAACAAAATCATTAAGTCATCAGATAGGCAGCATGTGTCTAAGGCAAAATAAGAAGGGCAAGTTACACATTTGA